The proteins below are encoded in one region of Legionella antarctica:
- the ubiK gene encoding ubiquinone biosynthesis accessory factor UbiK has protein sequence MFDPKQFDDLAKKLFTTLPASLQNIEKDIQHKFKEVLQSTFTRMDLVTREEFDVQCKVLARTREKLEHLQLQIDELITHQEDKN, from the coding sequence ATGTTCGATCCAAAACAATTTGACGACTTAGCTAAAAAGCTTTTCACAACGCTCCCTGCAAGTCTACAAAATATTGAAAAAGACATTCAACATAAATTTAAAGAAGTTCTACAATCTACGTTCACACGTATGGATTTAGTTACCCGTGAAGAGTTTGATGTGCAGTGTAAAGTTTTGGCGCGTACTCGGGAAAAACTGGAACATTTGCAACTGCAGATTGATGAATTGATAACACATCAAGAAGATAAGAACTAA
- a CDS encoding YifB family Mg chelatase-like AAA ATPase codes for MNLAFTKTRSTVGIMAQSVSVEVHLSNGLPGFTMVGLAETAVKESKDRVRSAIINSQFEFPCRRITVNLGPADLPKTGSGFDLPIALGILAASDQIPQKSLIGHEFIGELALSGELRAVSAIIPVVLAAHRDKQLLIIANANANEASLAGYQGVYTANNLREVCAYLSQATPLNNLPPRPEINTTHHELDWSDIKGQFHAKNAMEIAACGGHSILLSGAPGSGKTMLARRFSTLLPELSETQALECAAINSIRGKSPDFTEWRLPPFRAPHHTASPMSLVGGGNPPKPGEISLAHHGVLFLDELPEFNRQVLETLREPLESGHICISRAAAQTEFPAKFQLLAAMNPCPCGQWGNPQANCLCTPDRISRYLTKLSAPLLDRIDMHITVQALSQQELVKPNTNPEKQSMLIRDKVITTRNIQLKRQNCINANLSAKSCELVCELGSAEQNFLSQALNKLKLSARGYHRLLKVARTIADMNNSQVVSLNHLQQALSFKQALQSPK; via the coding sequence ATGAATCTTGCATTTACCAAAACACGGAGCACCGTAGGTATCATGGCACAATCAGTGTCTGTAGAAGTCCATTTATCCAATGGTTTACCAGGTTTTACTATGGTGGGTCTTGCTGAAACCGCAGTTAAAGAAAGCAAGGATAGAGTTCGTAGCGCCATCATTAACAGCCAATTCGAATTTCCCTGCCGCAGAATTACCGTTAATCTGGGTCCGGCTGATTTGCCCAAAACAGGTAGTGGTTTTGACCTGCCAATAGCATTGGGAATCCTTGCTGCATCAGATCAAATACCCCAAAAAAGTCTGATAGGTCACGAATTTATTGGCGAATTAGCCTTGAGTGGTGAACTGAGAGCCGTTTCAGCCATAATCCCTGTCGTCTTGGCAGCCCATAGAGACAAGCAGTTGTTAATCATTGCAAACGCCAACGCAAATGAAGCCTCTTTAGCAGGATATCAAGGAGTTTATACGGCTAATAACCTACGAGAAGTCTGTGCTTATCTTAGCCAGGCAACACCCTTGAATAATTTGCCTCCAAGACCTGAAATAAATACGACTCATCATGAGTTGGATTGGTCTGATATCAAAGGGCAATTTCATGCCAAAAATGCGATGGAGATTGCTGCCTGCGGAGGACATAGCATTTTATTAAGTGGTGCTCCAGGCAGTGGAAAAACAATGCTGGCCCGACGTTTTAGTACTTTGTTGCCAGAGCTATCAGAAACTCAAGCACTCGAATGTGCTGCCATTAATTCAATACGCGGTAAATCACCTGATTTTACCGAATGGCGATTACCACCTTTTCGCGCCCCCCATCATACTGCGTCACCCATGTCTTTAGTTGGTGGTGGAAATCCGCCCAAACCCGGCGAAATATCGCTAGCACATCATGGCGTATTATTTCTGGATGAATTACCAGAATTTAACAGACAAGTACTTGAAACACTTCGAGAACCATTAGAGTCGGGACATATTTGCATTTCAAGAGCAGCAGCTCAAACGGAGTTTCCAGCAAAATTCCAATTATTGGCCGCCATGAACCCTTGCCCTTGTGGGCAATGGGGAAATCCACAGGCCAATTGTTTATGTACTCCCGATCGCATCAGTCGTTACCTGACAAAACTTTCTGCCCCTTTATTAGATCGCATTGACATGCACATTACTGTCCAGGCTTTATCCCAACAAGAATTAGTCAAACCCAATACGAATCCTGAGAAGCAAAGTATGTTGATCCGGGATAAGGTAATAACCACACGAAACATCCAATTGAAGCGGCAAAATTGCATCAATGCCAATTTAAGTGCCAAATCCTGTGAGCTTGTTTGTGAATTAGGCTCAGCGGAACAAAATTTTTTAAGTCAGGCATTGAATAAACTAAAACTATCAGCAAGGGGTTACCACCGTTTATTGAAAGTAGCCAGAACTATAGCTGATATGAATAACAGTCAAGTAGTGAGCCTTAATCATTTACAACAGGCATTATCTTTTAAACAAGCCTTGCAATCACCAAAATAG
- a CDS encoding aspartate carbamoyltransferase catalytic subunit, with translation MNHFLEISQLSRQQIESLLQRGLEFKQQVPYPSYSQHTVANLFYENSTRTRVSFEMAANHLSMSVINLDVQNSSESKGEIIADTIGTLAAMGIQYFVIRHKQEGLPQQLANKLQNAVHIVNAGDGTHAHPSQAILDIMTIVEQKSHLDKLKIAVLGNIRHSRVANSFQNLCSKLGVGELVMVAPKIWQPQALEYGRVTEDLVDGLNEADVVICLRVQRERLLETEHLDLESYRRDFALTQKSLAYAKPDAMVMHPGPMNRGVEIDSEVADGNHSFILKQVANGIYARMAIFESLILN, from the coding sequence ATGAATCATTTTCTTGAAATAAGTCAATTATCACGTCAACAAATTGAATCTTTACTGCAACGTGGATTAGAGTTCAAGCAACAAGTACCTTATCCTTCCTATTCACAACATACGGTAGCCAATTTGTTTTATGAAAACAGTACACGAACCCGTGTTAGTTTTGAGATGGCAGCCAATCATTTATCCATGTCTGTAATCAATCTTGATGTACAGAATTCCTCGGAGAGCAAAGGTGAAATCATAGCGGATACCATTGGAACTCTGGCAGCTATGGGAATTCAATATTTTGTGATTCGGCATAAGCAAGAGGGATTACCGCAACAGTTGGCTAATAAACTGCAAAATGCTGTCCACATCGTCAATGCTGGGGATGGAACTCATGCTCATCCTAGTCAGGCTATTCTTGATATAATGACCATTGTCGAACAAAAATCGCATTTGGATAAGCTAAAAATTGCTGTTTTAGGAAATATTAGACATTCGCGTGTTGCAAACTCATTTCAAAACCTATGTAGTAAATTAGGCGTTGGTGAATTGGTAATGGTTGCTCCTAAAATTTGGCAACCTCAAGCTCTTGAGTACGGTCGAGTAACGGAAGATTTAGTCGATGGTTTGAACGAAGCTGATGTCGTTATTTGTTTACGCGTACAGCGTGAACGCTTACTGGAAACGGAACATTTAGACCTGGAGTCCTATAGACGGGATTTTGCTTTAACACAAAAAAGTCTGGCTTATGCCAAACCTGATGCTATGGTCATGCATCCTGGGCCTATGAACCGTGGAGTTGAAATAGATTCTGAGGTGGCAGATGGAAACCACTCATTTATTTTAAAACAGGTAGCAAATGGTATTTATGCACGAATGGCTATTTTTGAATCCCTGATTTTAAATTGA
- the ruvX gene encoding Holliday junction resolvase RuvX: MPDGVYLGFDFGYKRIGVAVGQRLTCSASPLPTLDAKSGTPDWNAVLKVIAQWSPQALIVGIPTCIDDTELYTTSAARRFAKQLRKRFALPVYLVDERLSTVEARGQLFEQGGYRKLKNTAIDGIAACVILEQWLQHPE; encoded by the coding sequence ATGCCTGATGGTGTTTATTTAGGTTTTGACTTCGGTTATAAACGCATTGGGGTCGCCGTAGGTCAGCGATTAACTTGTAGTGCTTCTCCTTTACCAACTCTTGATGCCAAGTCGGGTACTCCTGATTGGAATGCCGTGTTAAAAGTGATAGCACAATGGAGTCCTCAAGCCTTAATTGTGGGCATACCTACGTGTATCGATGACACAGAATTATATACCACCTCAGCTGCACGTCGTTTTGCGAAACAATTACGAAAGCGTTTTGCCTTACCTGTTTATTTAGTAGATGAACGGCTTTCTACGGTCGAAGCCAGGGGACAATTATTCGAACAAGGTGGTTATCGTAAACTTAAAAACACTGCGATAGATGGCATAGCTGCTTGCGTGATTTTGGAGCAGTGGTTACAACATCCAGAATAA
- a CDS encoding YqgE/AlgH family protein, producing the protein MAIISSLANHMLIAMPSLKDPNFERTVIYLCEHHEQGSVGLIINRPMQFPLAIVFEQLQIEPIRLERNRLPLMFGGPVQPERGFVIHKQIGGWRSSLFLQDEVTVTTSNDIIRAIADDTGPKDVLVTLGYAAWTEQQLEKEVMDNVWLVCPYKAEILYEVPFEERWEYAGSTLGIKMNQLSSCAGHA; encoded by the coding sequence ATGGCTATAATAAGCTCATTAGCTAATCACATGCTGATTGCGATGCCTTCGTTAAAAGATCCCAACTTTGAGCGAACTGTCATATACCTCTGTGAACACCATGAACAGGGGTCAGTGGGATTGATAATTAATAGACCCATGCAATTTCCTTTGGCCATCGTTTTTGAACAATTACAAATTGAGCCTATTCGATTGGAACGAAATCGTTTGCCTTTAATGTTTGGTGGTCCTGTTCAACCGGAAAGAGGATTTGTTATTCATAAACAAATAGGTGGCTGGCGCTCCAGTTTGTTTTTGCAGGATGAGGTGACGGTGACTACTTCAAATGATATTATCCGAGCAATTGCGGATGACACGGGGCCAAAAGACGTTTTGGTTACTTTAGGATATGCTGCCTGGACTGAACAACAATTGGAAAAGGAAGTAATGGATAATGTGTGGTTGGTTTGTCCCTATAAGGCAGAAATCCTTTATGAAGTGCCCTTTGAAGAACGTTGGGAATATGCTGGATCAACTTTGGGAATTAAAATGAATCAACTTAGCTCTTGTGCTGGCCATGCCTGA
- a CDS encoding type II/III secretion system protein gives MKQWWIGLLLIASNAFSQSLITKVIELNYLPANKIIQLIQPLLQTGEKISGSGQTLIVKVAPETLTQIRAILHQVDVKPVTFNVSIYQGDPDWLSPQNSNSVSYSTRPRTEQVRSQSVKVMSGESAFISTGEEVPIITSIGTDFFTSGISYQQRNIQNGLLVSPVLRGSQVRLKLKRIREQANAAGGQQFDNQELNTTIMTPLNKWVSLGSAEGGQQSDPSSTSYSAGRTYSQNSTLYIKVSIINAMPSGGTK, from the coding sequence ATGAAGCAATGGTGGATAGGGTTGTTACTTATAGCCAGTAATGCATTTTCACAATCATTAATCACTAAAGTTATCGAGCTAAATTATTTACCAGCAAATAAAATCATTCAGTTAATCCAGCCTCTACTTCAAACAGGTGAGAAAATTAGTGGCTCAGGACAAACCTTAATTGTAAAAGTAGCACCTGAAACGCTGACCCAAATTAGAGCCATATTACATCAGGTAGATGTAAAACCCGTTACGTTTAATGTTTCAATCTACCAAGGCGATCCCGATTGGCTTAGTCCCCAAAACAGCAACTCAGTCAGCTACAGCACCCGACCTCGAACAGAACAGGTGCGTAGCCAGTCAGTAAAAGTAATGAGTGGGGAGTCAGCCTTTATTTCTACTGGTGAAGAAGTACCCATTATTACGTCCATTGGAACAGACTTTTTTACTTCCGGGATATCGTACCAACAACGTAACATTCAAAATGGTTTATTGGTATCTCCAGTTTTAAGAGGTTCTCAGGTCAGGTTAAAGTTAAAAAGAATTCGAGAGCAAGCGAATGCAGCAGGTGGCCAACAATTTGATAATCAGGAATTAAATACCACAATCATGACTCCCCTAAATAAATGGGTTTCCCTGGGAAGCGCGGAAGGAGGACAACAAAGCGACCCATCCTCAACATCCTATTCTGCAGGAAGAACCTATTCCCAAAATTCAACTTTATATATTAAAGTCTCAATAATAAATGCCATGCCTTCAGGTGGAACTAAATAA
- a CDS encoding TIGR00153 family protein, whose translation MGSIFNMFGPSPIKPIEQHIRKAYQCAKQLYSFFESVLKKDWKTAKKLKDKIVTLEKEADLIKRDLRLHLPTGLFLPVSRTDLLELLSAQDRIANKAEDIAGLIISRKMTIPESLIPAFMPFLSRCLDASKQACKAINELDELLETGFRGSEVNIVEEMILTLDEIEHDCDERLADMRHRIFDLEKELSAIDIMFLYKLVQWIGELADHAQTVGGRLQILIAR comes from the coding sequence ATGGGTAGCATATTCAATATGTTTGGGCCTTCACCAATAAAGCCCATTGAACAACACATCCGAAAAGCGTACCAATGTGCAAAACAGCTGTACTCATTTTTTGAATCAGTACTAAAAAAAGACTGGAAAACAGCAAAAAAATTAAAAGATAAAATCGTCACTCTGGAAAAAGAGGCCGACTTAATAAAACGTGACTTACGTCTTCATTTACCAACAGGACTTTTTTTACCGGTCTCACGTACCGATTTGTTAGAGCTCCTCAGCGCACAGGATAGAATTGCCAATAAAGCTGAAGATATTGCCGGCTTAATTATTAGCAGAAAAATGACTATCCCTGAATCATTGATTCCTGCTTTTATGCCTTTTTTAAGCCGTTGTCTGGATGCCTCCAAGCAAGCATGCAAAGCAATTAATGAGCTGGATGAGCTCCTGGAAACAGGATTTAGAGGTAGTGAAGTTAACATCGTTGAAGAAATGATCCTTACTCTTGATGAAATTGAACATGATTGTGACGAAAGACTTGCTGACATGAGGCATCGCATCTTTGACCTGGAAAAAGAGCTTTCTGCAATAGACATCATGTTTCTCTACAAGCTGGTCCAGTGGATTGGCGAATTGGCCGATCATGCTCAAACAGTTGGTGGTCGCCTTCAAATACTCATAGCCCGGTAG
- a CDS encoding inorganic phosphate transporter, protein MDYSIIYLSIAIILCFLMTWGVGANDLANVMSTTMGSKAVTVKQAMLIAIVFEFAGAFLGGNGVTETMRDGIINTSQLSDQPVVLIEGMLCVLFACTIWMNLASYLGVPVSITNALVGSMVGFGTIVLGPDAIHWNQVGHIAIGWVTSPIISGITAYALFISIQQTIFVKRNPLAKAKLYIPIYLFLIGSILSFITVFKGLNHFDIHLNFKQNLAVTLATSITITIIGMIFIKRIPEHPKIRRRERFIQVEKYFAILMAMTACAMAFAHGSNDVALAVGPLTIVHSLVMHSPQAFDANNYPAWIILFGVVGVITGLLMYGRKVIETVGSAITALTPSRAFAATLSAATTVVVATSTGIPVSATQTLVGAVLGVGLARGIGALNLIVIRNIFMSWVLTLPAASILTIISYKLLHAFMG, encoded by the coding sequence ATGGATTATTCAATTATTTATCTTTCTATTGCTATCATTCTTTGCTTCCTCATGACTTGGGGGGTTGGCGCCAACGACTTAGCCAATGTCATGAGTACTACGATGGGGTCAAAGGCAGTAACTGTAAAGCAAGCCATGCTCATTGCAATAGTTTTTGAATTTGCTGGTGCCTTTTTAGGCGGAAATGGGGTTACTGAAACCATGCGTGATGGCATCATTAATACCAGTCAGTTGTCTGATCAACCTGTAGTCCTCATTGAAGGCATGTTATGTGTTTTATTTGCCTGTACTATTTGGATGAATCTTGCCAGCTATCTTGGAGTCCCTGTATCCATCACTAATGCTTTAGTAGGTTCAATGGTTGGCTTTGGTACTATAGTGCTCGGTCCAGATGCAATACATTGGAATCAGGTCGGTCATATTGCTATAGGCTGGGTAACTTCTCCTATAATTTCAGGTATCACAGCCTATGCCTTATTTATCAGTATTCAACAAACTATTTTTGTAAAAAGAAATCCTTTGGCAAAAGCCAAACTTTATATACCTATTTATCTCTTTTTAATTGGTTCTATCCTGTCATTTATCACTGTTTTTAAAGGACTTAACCATTTTGATATACATTTAAATTTTAAACAAAACCTGGCAGTAACTCTTGCGACCAGTATTACCATCACTATTATTGGAATGATTTTTATTAAACGTATCCCGGAGCATCCTAAAATAAGACGTCGAGAGCGCTTCATTCAAGTGGAAAAATATTTTGCGATACTAATGGCAATGACTGCCTGTGCAATGGCTTTTGCTCATGGTTCAAATGATGTTGCACTGGCAGTAGGTCCGTTGACCATAGTACACAGCTTGGTCATGCACTCCCCCCAAGCATTTGATGCCAACAATTATCCAGCGTGGATCATTTTATTTGGGGTTGTTGGAGTAATCACCGGTTTATTAATGTATGGGAGAAAAGTAATTGAAACCGTGGGTAGTGCTATTACCGCATTAACCCCCAGTCGCGCCTTTGCAGCAACCTTATCGGCGGCCACAACAGTTGTTGTTGCTACAAGTACAGGTATTCCAGTTTCTGCAACGCAAACTCTGGTAGGTGCGGTGCTGGGTGTGGGATTGGCAAGAGGTATTGGTGCTTTAAACCTTATCGTTATTCGAAATATCTTTATGTCATGGGTACTGACCTTACCTGCCGCCTCAATTTTAACGATTATATCCTATAAGTTACTACATGCTTTTATGGGATAG
- a CDS encoding CBU_0585 family protein, whose protein sequence is MSNNDIDKAYVSPYDKFLFEFDATHKKSASQMKEIQKNARIANMRDNKDYKNDKGEIWEDF, encoded by the coding sequence ATGAGTAACAATGATATAGATAAAGCGTACGTAAGTCCTTATGATAAATTTTTATTTGAATTTGATGCAACACATAAAAAATCAGCATCCCAAATGAAAGAGATTCAAAAAAACGCGCGGATCGCCAACATGCGTGATAACAAAGATTATAAAAACGATAAAGGCGAAATTTGGGAAGATTTTTGA
- a CDS encoding adenosine deaminase → MNLKKAELHVHLEGTITPDLAARLAKRNKLTLPDGLVAPNGISYLSKDFLDFLKVYDTLAAVIKVPQDYYDITFDYLKNNAMEQAIYVEMMYSPDHAEQSSGIPSAEHLAAIQQAIDDAKQQFDIVGRILITAVRHYGVDAAERVARQTHKDKFPCVTGFGLGGDEANFPPKLFSKAYQIALDSGLQCTVHAGEFAPASGMVEAMENLPVKRIGHGVNCIYSPEAMAMVKDRGISLEICPTSNIFLGLFKDMQDHPLPKFYDAGIQISINSDDPPFMNTTLAKEYQRVQESYQYSDEIMNKITTMAIESAFVDDKTKQELLAKI, encoded by the coding sequence ATGAATTTAAAAAAAGCAGAATTACATGTTCATTTAGAGGGAACAATAACGCCTGATTTAGCAGCAAGATTAGCAAAACGAAATAAGCTAACTCTACCTGATGGACTTGTGGCACCTAATGGAATCAGTTATCTATCCAAAGATTTTCTGGATTTTCTCAAAGTGTACGATACCCTGGCGGCAGTCATTAAAGTCCCTCAGGATTATTATGATATTACCTTCGATTATTTAAAAAATAATGCCATGGAACAGGCTATATATGTCGAAATGATGTATTCACCCGATCACGCCGAACAGTCAAGTGGCATTCCTTCCGCAGAACATCTGGCAGCAATACAACAAGCCATTGATGATGCAAAACAACAATTTGATATTGTTGGACGTATCCTTATTACAGCAGTACGTCATTATGGAGTTGATGCGGCAGAACGAGTTGCGCGACAAACCCATAAAGATAAATTTCCTTGTGTCACCGGTTTTGGTTTAGGGGGAGATGAAGCTAATTTCCCGCCTAAACTCTTCAGTAAAGCCTACCAAATTGCCCTGGATTCAGGACTGCAATGTACAGTGCATGCTGGCGAATTTGCTCCTGCAAGTGGTATGGTAGAAGCCATGGAAAATCTTCCTGTTAAACGAATAGGACATGGGGTAAATTGCATTTACTCACCAGAGGCTATGGCTATGGTAAAAGATAGAGGTATTTCCTTGGAAATTTGCCCCACCAGTAACATCTTTTTAGGTTTATTTAAAGACATGCAGGATCATCCCTTACCTAAATTTTACGATGCAGGAATACAAATTAGTATCAACTCTGATGATCCTCCCTTTATGAACACGACCTTAGCCAAAGAGTATCAACGTGTTCAAGAGTCTTATCAATATAGTGACGAAATAATGAATAAAATAACAACTATGGCCATCGAATCTGCATTTGTTGATGATAAAACCAAACAGGAACTCCTTGCAAAAATTTAA
- a CDS encoding ABC transporter permease codes for MIKEFIQMMRDKTTLGMIIGIPLLQLILFGYAINTTPRYLPTAIVNSDNTEMSRRILTSMQNSTYFHFISPKSSEEEARWLLKTGKVLFVVSFPPNFTRDLVRGLHPPLLLEADASDPAATSGAIAVFNGLAFRNLTENIKGTLFYLKPSVPPYQPEVHAKYNPLAITSYNIVPGLLGVVLTMTMVVITALVITREYERGTMETLLSTPLKPLEVMAGKIIPYIMVGFIQVLLILLLAKLLFAVPTEGSLLLLLILTLPYIAANLSVGLTFSTLASNQLQAVQSALFFFLPSILLSGFMFPFRGMPEWAQWVGNILPISHYLVIVRGILLKGNGFAEVYQELGPILLFTVVVLYIGFKRYRKTLD; via the coding sequence ATGATTAAAGAATTTATTCAAATGATGCGTGATAAAACTACTTTGGGTATGATTATTGGTATTCCACTACTCCAATTAATTTTATTTGGTTATGCCATTAACACCACTCCTCGCTATTTACCCACCGCAATAGTGAATTCAGATAATACTGAAATGAGCAGGCGTATATTAACCAGTATGCAAAACTCGACTTATTTTCATTTTATTAGTCCAAAATCCAGTGAAGAGGAAGCGCGTTGGCTGTTAAAAACAGGTAAAGTACTCTTTGTAGTGAGCTTTCCTCCCAATTTTACCAGAGATTTAGTCAGAGGATTGCATCCGCCTTTATTACTGGAGGCCGATGCGAGCGATCCTGCAGCAACGAGCGGCGCTATTGCCGTGTTTAATGGTCTTGCCTTCCGAAACTTGACGGAAAATATAAAAGGGACACTATTTTATTTAAAACCATCAGTCCCTCCTTATCAACCAGAGGTGCATGCCAAATACAATCCTCTTGCCATTACTTCTTATAACATTGTACCAGGATTACTGGGAGTGGTTTTGACTATGACCATGGTGGTCATTACCGCTTTGGTTATTACACGTGAATATGAGCGCGGTACTATGGAAACGCTGCTTTCCACGCCATTAAAACCACTGGAAGTAATGGCTGGAAAAATAATACCTTATATAATGGTAGGATTTATACAGGTTTTATTAATATTGCTTTTAGCCAAGCTGTTGTTTGCAGTGCCTACCGAAGGCAGTTTGCTTTTGTTGTTGATACTTACCTTACCTTATATTGCCGCTAATTTATCTGTTGGACTCACTTTTTCCACTTTAGCATCCAATCAACTACAAGCCGTCCAAAGTGCGCTGTTTTTCTTTTTACCCTCTATATTATTATCCGGATTCATGTTTCCTTTTCGAGGGATGCCAGAGTGGGCCCAGTGGGTAGGCAATATTTTACCTATTAGTCATTATTTGGTAATCGTTCGGGGTATTTTGCTGAAAGGAAATGGTTTTGCAGAAGTATATCAAGAATTAGGTCCAATTCTCTTATTTACGGTAGTCGTCTTATATATAGGATTTAAACGTTACAGAAAAACATTAGATTAA
- a CDS encoding ABC transporter ATP-binding protein has protein sequence MTNGPNSEMIIDVSGLRKSFDNKIVVNDIDLNVKKGEVFGFLGPNGSGKTTTIRMICGLLKPDGGKGTCLGFDILTQSDDIKERVGYMTQKFSLYTELSVEENLSFIARVYGVKNRNKKINESLIQSGLMDRKTQLIEELSGGWKQRVALAACLIHQPDLLLLDEPTAGVDPVARREFWDQIHSLSENGITTLVSTHYMDEAERCTRIAYLAQGNLLITGTVPEVVMKTKLKTWEISGSVTTTLLQRVKKIEGVEQSALFGNVIHICGYDSDLIEKGLNEFNNQYSIEWRPIKTTLEDAFISLVNKSQRSFFD, from the coding sequence ATGACGAATGGACCGAACTCTGAAATGATTATTGATGTCTCCGGGTTGCGTAAGAGCTTTGACAATAAAATTGTAGTCAATGACATTGATTTGAATGTAAAAAAAGGAGAGGTTTTTGGATTCCTGGGGCCTAATGGAAGTGGTAAAACAACAACTATACGGATGATTTGCGGTTTGTTAAAGCCTGATGGAGGAAAAGGGACTTGTTTGGGTTTTGATATTTTGACTCAGTCAGATGATATAAAAGAACGAGTAGGGTACATGACGCAAAAATTCAGTTTATATACTGAGTTATCAGTAGAAGAAAATTTAAGTTTTATTGCCCGAGTCTATGGTGTAAAAAATCGAAATAAAAAAATAAACGAGTCTCTGATCCAGTCCGGCTTAATGGATCGAAAAACACAGTTAATTGAAGAGCTATCTGGGGGCTGGAAGCAACGTGTTGCTCTTGCTGCCTGCTTAATTCATCAGCCAGATTTATTACTTTTAGATGAACCTACAGCAGGAGTAGATCCCGTAGCCCGGCGTGAGTTTTGGGATCAAATCCATTCTTTGAGTGAGAATGGAATCACAACTTTAGTTTCCACTCACTATATGGATGAGGCAGAGCGCTGTACTCGCATTGCCTATCTGGCTCAAGGCAACTTATTAATCACAGGAACTGTACCTGAAGTAGTCATGAAAACCAAATTAAAAACATGGGAAATTAGCGGTTCAGTAACCACTACTTTACTACAGCGTGTAAAAAAAATTGAAGGTGTAGAACAATCTGCTTTATTTGGTAATGTAATTCACATTTGTGGTTACGATAGTGATTTGATTGAAAAAGGACTTAACGAGTTCAATAACCAATACTCTATTGAGTGGAGACCAATAAAGACAACTCTTGAGGATGCCTTTATAAGTTTAGTTAACAAATCACAGAGGTCTTTCTTTGATTAA
- a CDS encoding HlyD family secretion protein: MDIKSVFLLSLIFLICTCTANENQQFEGYVEGENIYLASPFYGVLQKLLVRRGEHVTKGELLFRLDPKPQVMNISQIQGELKQAQNTLIDLKKSRRIPELTAIEAQIEQAKAQIILAKLRVTRYQKLHDKKFGDKDTLDEAIANLKLQENLKLQYESNLALAKLGNRDDQINAQKSQVDSLSAKLQEAKWELAQKTVRAPASGVIFDTYYREGEFIVAQKPVVSLLTPENIQIEFFVPLNHMHNVRVGQKVSFDCEGCEKNNTAEISYVSPDAEYLPPLVYSRDNYSKLVFRIKARITRATSFKPGQPVVVTL, from the coding sequence ATGGATATTAAATCCGTATTTTTGTTGTCGCTGATATTTTTAATTTGTACGTGTACTGCGAATGAAAATCAGCAGTTTGAAGGTTACGTTGAAGGGGAGAATATTTATCTGGCCTCCCCATTTTATGGAGTATTACAAAAATTATTGGTTAGGCGTGGTGAGCATGTAACCAAGGGTGAGCTGTTATTTAGATTGGACCCCAAACCTCAAGTGATGAATATTTCACAAATTCAAGGTGAATTAAAGCAAGCCCAAAATACTCTAATTGATCTGAAAAAATCACGACGTATTCCTGAGCTCACAGCCATAGAAGCACAAATAGAACAAGCAAAAGCTCAAATTATACTGGCTAAACTTAGAGTAACTCGATATCAAAAACTTCATGATAAAAAATTTGGTGACAAAGATACTTTGGATGAGGCAATAGCCAATTTGAAATTGCAGGAGAACTTAAAATTACAATATGAGTCTAATCTGGCTTTAGCAAAATTAGGTAATCGGGATGATCAAATAAACGCGCAAAAAAGCCAAGTCGATTCGTTATCAGCAAAGCTGCAAGAGGCAAAATGGGAATTAGCTCAGAAAACTGTTCGCGCGCCTGCAAGTGGCGTTATTTTTGATACCTATTATCGAGAAGGGGAATTTATTGTAGCCCAAAAACCAGTAGTGTCATTATTAACTCCTGAAAATATTCAAATTGAATTTTTTGTACCGTTAAATCATATGCATAATGTTCGCGTCGGTCAAAAAGTCAGCTTTGATTGTGAAGGGTGTGAGAAAAATAATACAGCTGAAATCAGTTATGTTTCTCCAGATGCTGAATACTTACCTCCATTAGTTTATAGCAGGGACAACTATTCAAAATTGGTTTTCCGAATCAAAGCGCGTATAACCAGAGCCACTTCATTTAAGCCAGGACAGCCGGTTGTGGTGACTTTATGA